A part of Eschrichtius robustus isolate mEscRob2 chromosome 20, mEscRob2.pri, whole genome shotgun sequence genomic DNA contains:
- the HASPIN gene encoding serine/threonine-protein kinase haspin, translated as MAASLPRPGSRLFRTYGVAGGGGPRRRPGQAAVQWFPPQDRKRFFSSSSSDASGGGPSKSVVSDDPDDPDFRGSPVGQRRRRAGGRLSKDRPSLIATPRRLRLRARCPQKCSTPCGPLGPPPFPNGHPGLLSPDLSVCGQPRDGGELGTSASLLSSPASPGPGSPAPGDSICADPPAFLDAASEAPSGFQLPEASLDQAPLPSSQEAEAAGGRLTRLAHQARASLRSALCSFLDSGSPEDSEPGPDGKNMRESCCDRELVGRRLESPGLSSTGKKRATDQDSGREAGSQEAVQIEYGEARGCKGGMAPGKSNRPERTGPSRKRKHQETAETSLGHHHQFKKGQKMEKDSFVTQDLTRLQNACSWTKARASFSFHKKKMVTAVSKVCSVYTIASSLSESLISEYSNLPVTNRTNSALYPWHFSSMYLLTPLKTLHATEKKASDAEKVYGECSQEGPIPFSDCLSSEKLECCEKIGEGVFGEVFQTVANHTPVALKIIAIEGQKLVNGAHQKTFEEILPEIIISKELSLLSDEVCNRTEGFIGLNSVHCVQGSYPPLLLQAWDRYNSTKGSANDRPDFFEEDQLFIVLEFEFGGIDLEQMRTKLSSIATAKSILHQITASLAVAEASLNFEHRDLHWGNVLLKKTSLKELHYTLNGKTRSIPTRGLQVNIIDYTLSRLERDGIVVFCDISMDQDLFTGEGDYQFEIYRLMRKENNNCWDEYHPYNNVLWLHYLTDKILKQMTFKTKGNTPSLKQMRRKIKHFHQTMLNFSSATDLLCQHSLFKVLVFIPLRIHSHSGKRCDGDIEPPLCT; from the exons ATGGCGGCGTCACTCCCGCGACCCGGCAGTCGGCTCTTTCGAACGTATGGGGTAGCCGGCGGCGGGGGGCCGCGGCGGCGTCCGGGCCAGGCAGCGGTGCAGTGGTTCCCGCCGCAAGACCGGAAGCGTTTCTTCAGCAGCAGTAGCAGCGACGCCAGCGGCGGCGGCCCCTCGAAGTCTGTCGTCTCCGACGATCCTGACGACCCCGACTTCCGCGGCAGCCCGGTGGGTCAGCGGCGGAGGCGCGCTGGCGGCCGACTCTCCAAGGACCGGCCGAGTCTGATCGCGACCCCGAGACGCCTGAGGCTGCGAGCGCGGTGCCCGCAGAAGTGCAGCACCCCCTGCGGCCCGCTCGGACCGCCGCCCTTCCCCAACGGCCACCCAGGCCTCCTGAGCCCGGACCTCAGTGTGTGCGGCCAGCCCAGGGACGGCGGCGAGCTGGGCACCAGTGCCTCCCTGTTGAGTTCTCCGGCCTCTCCCGGCCCCGGGTCCCCTGCCCCAGGAGACAGCATCTGCGCCGACCCCCCCGCCTTTCTGGATGCAGCCTCTGAAGCTCCGAGCGGCTTCCAACTCCCAGAAGCCTCCCTGGACCAGGcacctctcccctcttcccaggaggcagaggcagcaggaggcAGGCTCACCAGGTTGGCCCACCAAGCCCGTGCCAGCCTCAGGTCAGCTCTCTGTAGCTTTTTGGACTCAGGAAGTCCTGAGGATTCTGAGCCTGGGCCAGACGGGAAGAATATGCGGGAGTCCTGCTGTGACAGGGAACTGGTAGGGAGGAGGCTGGAGAGCCCAGGTTTATCCAGCACGGGTAAGAAGAGGGCCACAGACCAGGACTCCGGTCGAGAGGCTGGGTCTCAGGAGGCTGTCCAGATAGAATACGGGGAGGCCCGTGGGTGCAAGGGTGGTATGGCACCTGGGAAAAGCAACAGGCCTGAGAGAACCGGGCCAAGCCGGAAAAGGAAGCATCAAGAGACAGCAGAAACCTCCCTCGGCCATCACCACCAGTTTAAAAAAggccaaaagatggaaaaagattcATTCGTCACCCAGGACCTGACTCGTTTACAGAATGCCTGCTCTTGGACCAAAGCCAGGGCCTCCTTCAGCTTCCACAAGAAGAAGATGGTGACCGCCGTGTCAAAAGTGTGCAGCGTCTACACCATTGCCAGTTCTCTCTCTGAGTCCCTCATATCAGAATATTCAAACCTTCCTGTCACAAACAGAACAAACAGTGCCCTGTACCCTTGGCACTTTTCCTCCATGTATCTGCTCACCCCCTTAAAGACACTACATGCCACAGAAAAAAAGGCATCCGATGCAGAAAAGGTTTATGGGGAATGCAGTCAGGAGGGTCCTATCCCCTTCAGCGACTGCCTTTCCTCAGAAAAACTGGAATGCTGTGAGAAGATTGGGGAAGGGGTGTTTGGTGAAGtgtttcaaacagttgctaaccaCACACCTGTAGCCCTAAAAATCATTGCTATTGAAGGACAGAAGTTAGTCAATGGAGCTCATCAGAAAACTTTTGAGGAAATCCTGCCAGAGATCATCATCTCCAAAGAGTTGAGCCTCTTGTCTGATGAGGTATGCAACCGTACAGAAGGCTTCATTGGGCTGAACTCGGTACACTGTGTTCAAGGATCTTACCCTCCCTTGCTCCTCCAGGCCTGGGATCGCTATAACTCAACCAAAGGGTCTGCAAATGACCGGCCTGACTTTTTTGAGGAAGACCAGCTCTTCATCGTGCTGGAATTTGAGTTTGGAGGGATCGACTTAGAGCAAATGAGAACGAAGCTGTCCTCCATCGCCACTGCAAAGAGTATTCTGCACCAGATCACCGCGTCCCTTGCCGTGGCAGAGGCATCGCTGAACTTTGAGCACCGAGACTTGCACTGGGGGAACGTGCTCTTAAAGAAAACCAGCCTCAAAGAGCTCCACTACACCCTCAATGGGAAGACGAGGTCCATCCCCACCCGAGGGCTACAGGTCAACATCATCGACTACACCCTGTCACGCTTGGAGCGGGACGGGATCGTGGTTTTCTGTGACATTTCCATGGACCAAGACCTGTTTACAGGAGAAGGTGACTACCAGTTTGAGATCTACAGGCTGATGAGGAAGGAAAACAACAACTGCTGGGACGAATATCACCCTTATAACAACGTGCTCTGGCTACACTACCTCACAGATAAGATCCTGAAACAAATGACCTTCAAGACCAAAGGTAACACCCCTTCCTTGAAGCAAATGAGGAGAAAGATCAAGCATTTCCATCAGACTATGTTGAACTTCAGCTCTGCCACAGACCTGCTCTGCCAGCACAGTCTGTTTAA AGTTCTAGTTTTTATACCTTTGAGAATCCACAGTCACTCTGGAAAGAGATGTGATGGTGATATAGAACCGCCTCTGTGTACCTGA